CTGGACAAGTGATCAAATGACCCGTAATGATAAGATGGTTGGTTCGGATAATGGTTTTAAAACTCCAGAACAACAAGGTCTACCAAAGTGGAGTGGAACACCTGAGGAAGCTAATCGAATGATGCGGGCAGTAATACTTGCTTATGGTGCAAATCAACTGGGGGTCACCCATATGGGCACGGGGGGAGATAAACACCGGAATTTAATCTACACTTACAGCCGTACCGGTCCTATAGGAGCTTCTACCGGAGATGAATGGATCGATAAATGGCCACCACCGCCAGGTTATTGGCGGAAAATTGAAATGAGGGATGTTGCAGTCGGTTTTGAAGAACCGTTAGATGGTGTGAAAGACGTCGTCCAAGTTTTGCCAAACGCAGATCTTTGGGATATGGGAATTATGATTGCCATGCCCAGGGAAGCCTGGCGAGTTGGAAACGGCGTAAATAGCGGTTCGCAGATCTCCAGTTGGGGAAATGGTATGCGTTACAATATATATCATACATCAGTGCAACCGGGAGTGAAGAGATTTTTGCGAGCAATTGGTTATCACGCATACGGTTATTCTTTCCCGGAATTTTATGGTGGTTTAATGCCCTCGGAAGCCAGCGGCGTAATGGGCGGTGTTGCTGAATGTGCTCGAAGTAGCGAGATCATTATTAATCCTGAAGTGGGACCCACCGGCGGTTACTTTAGCATATTGACCGATTTACCGATGTCAGTCGACAAACCGATAGATGCCGGCATTTTCCGCTTCTGTCACTCATGTCATAAGTGCGCTGACTATTGTCCTTCGGGTTCGATTTCCAAAGATGCTGACCCTGATTGGGAAATCCCATGGCAGCGTTGGGGTTATAAGGTACCAAGCTTGACAAATAATCCAGGTAAAAAGCTGTTTTGGAGTGACATGACAACGTGCAGGATATCTTATGGCTACATTAATGCCTGTAACCAGCTTTGTAGAGGCGTATGTTCGTTTAATGTCAATAATTCAGCCATGATTCATGAATTAGTACACGCGACAGCGTCTACGACGGGGCTTTTCAATAGTTTCTTCTACTCAATGAGTAAATCGTTTGGGTATGGGCCATTAGATCCGGACGATTGGTGGGCAATGGCTGATGGTTTACCTGCTCGAGGCACTGACAGTACTGCAGTCTCCTTTTCTGGCGGATATAAAAAGTAGTCATTGCGGTTAATTGATAAGAATGACGGGCAGAAATGCCCGTCATTCTTATTGATAGTGTGGCGAACATTAAAGAGATATCAGGCAGATTAGCCCGCAAATATTGTACCCCACACGATGTTATGGAATCAGATTGTATCTTTTTTTAAGCTCTTTAAAGACCCGAGGATTCTTAGATTAGATTAGTCCACCTTATCCCTATACTTCTCTCCCAATTGCAGGAATGAGAACCTCAAGTTGCTCCATAAGGCTTTGGAATTGATCCGTGGTTAACGTCTGGTCACCGTCAACCAAAGCTGTATCAGGGTGAGATGTAACTTCGATTAACAAACCATCTGCCCCGGCTGCTATGGCTGCTTTGGAGGCGGAAATAACCAAGCCCCTGTTACCGGCAGCGTGGCTCGGATCAACTATGAGGGGTAAATGACTCATTGTTTTTATTACGGGGATCGCCAGAATATCCAACGAAAAGCGTGTGCTATTTTCAAAACTACGTATTCCCCTCTCGCACAGAACAACATTTTTGTTACCCTGGGCAAGTATATAATCGGCTGCACTTAGTAATTCAGAGACTGTATTACCAAACCCTCGTTTCAACAATACGGGAAGTTTCGACTCTCCAACCGCTTTAAGTAGGGCTGTATTTTGCATGTTCCGGGCACCGATCTGAATCATATCGGCGTATTTCTCTATGAGGTCAACATCCCGGAAATCGGTTATCTCTGTCACAATCGGAAGGTTGTATGCTCTGCTTGCCTCATGTAGCAGTTTTAGAGCGGTGGAACCTAAACCTTGAAAATCACGGGGTGACGTGCGTGTTTTGAAGGCTCCTCCCCTGAGCATGGCGGCTTTGGACTTCGATATCTGAGAAGCCGTTTCAAATAGTTCTTGCTTATCAACGACAGTACACGGTCCAGCGATGATTACTATCCGCTTGCCGCCGAATTTCACGTTTTTTACGCAAATTTCTGTGTCGGATTGTTTAAATTCTCTTGACGAAAATAAAGGTGGTTTCATATCGATAGAAATATCTCCAGCGTATAACCAGTGAGAGTGTATTCCAAATTAATGAATGGGACAAGCAGATCTGACGGGAGGATCCATATTATTTGGTGATCGCAAGCCCCTCAGTCTAATGCCCACCCCCAGGTGGTACGCAGCCATGGCAAAGAACGCAATTCTGATCGGAGGGGGATTCTGCAGTCGAAGTAACGATCGGCAGCGGAACGTTATTGACAGTACGGTCTGGGGAAGAGTTGTGTGGAGCGCACGCTATTGCCATGGACAGCCATAGTAAAATTAGAACCAAAAATCCAGTGTTGATTCGCATTTTAACGCTACTTCTAATTTATATTATATTTACAAATTTGTTGTTTTGGTATATCGATCGTACAGCGACGGATTCATTTGGCTCGATTCATCAATGCTTTTTCCCGATCAGCTTGGCGGGAATTTCAGGTTCCAATATCGATTGGATGTCATCGATACCAAAGGTTTTCTCACACAGATGACATCGGTGACATTGGTTTTTACAGTTCATTAAAACACGTTCCAATTTTTTACCCTGGTCAGTCATCCAGAAATTGTTGCTTAATCCAGATTGTATTATTTCTGGATCTGTCACTAATTGAGAGAAGATCCCGGTTCCGAAAATCCAAAGATATAAAGGTTCGAATTTGTTCTCAATAATCGTCGAGAAGGAATCCGCGGCGACCCGATTCGAAAATAACCACCCTGCTTTCAAAGTCCCATTACCCTGAGGGATGATGGGACTCAATCTTCCACTGTATTTAAATATGTCTACTAATTCCGCGTATTCGTTGAACGTATCGACACTCGACCAATAGCAATTCGTTCCGAATCTAGGAATCGTATTGTCACCGAGAACATCTCTCCAAGTTTTACATGTCAATTGAGACCACGGATTGAGTTCATAGTTGATTTTCCGTAAATGCATCTGTAAATCATCGTGTTCCCTTTTGAAAGGGCATGATGGCATGCAGTCCTCCCAAACCAACATACAAGTTTTGACATGTTTTTCGGGGTATCGCTCTTTATATTCATCAACAGCCTCCCTGATCCGTTTGAGTTCATCCATATTGCGATTCAATGAACGGTCGAGCTGGACAACGTTGTATCCTAAATATAAGTAATCAAGGACCTGTTGTGCAGTGGAAACCTGCTGATTTACCGTATTTTTCCATTTCATCTCAGGAAACCGTTTGTGTAAAACTCCTGAACGCATCAAATGATTGTTTGCCAGGGTACAACTCCTTAAACCTCTGTCATAGAACTCTTGAAGCCAGTTGATAAAAGCCTCAAGCACGCGATCATTTTTACTATAATATAACTCTATTGGAACATTGAGTTGGTTTATGGTGAGTGAGATCTCAATACCAAAATCTTTTTGAATTCTGAATAGATTATCGATTTGTTCGTTCGTGGCTTCGACTCCCATCACGTTGCCATAAAGGACCTCATGGGGCTTGGGGTAGTTGTCCCAAGCTTCCTTTTCCCGATAGTTGTACCTAAATTTCGCCCCGAAATAGATATCGTAGATTTCTTCCTTGAATTGATGAGTTGAACTGTTGATCGCTTCATAATACAGAGAAGGGCTCGGCCAGTTATCGCGATGAGGGATTGAAAATCTCTTTGCTAAATTCATGTATCAAGATCTCCGCTATCGGTCTTTCCGATATTTATCCTCAATAATGTTATGACTGGGTAAAAAACCGTTCTTTTCTGGTTGTTATTATACCATGTCTCTTCAATCCAAAACGCCTTAAGATTACCGACTCCACTTCATTTGTATCATTCTCAGGTAGACGACCAAAGATGCAAAAGACCTACTGATCCCGCGGATTTTATCCCTGCGTGTTTTTTGAGGTGTTAACAATTAGGGAACTAGAGTTAAAAAGAGTTAACTATAATTAATGTTTCTTTATGGACAATTAACTCAAGATTCAGGTAAGTTCTAGGTGTTACTCCATTAGCCTACACGGAATCGGAGGCTATATTTGTCTAAGGGGATATTTCGATATGAAAATATTAATAATTGATGACGACGAAAGTATTTTGGAATTGCTTCGCCTAACGTTTGAATTTGGATGGTCCGAGGTCGAATTGCTTGAGGCAAAGACTGGGGAACAGAGCCTTAGAATTGTTGAAATAAATTCACCTGATGCTATCATTTTAGATCTAGGTTTACCGGATATGAGCGGTTTTCAGGTGATAAAACTGATCCGTTTATTCTCCAAAATTCCAATCTTGGTGCTCTCGGTTCAGTCCAGTGAACAAGATAAAGTGAAAGCTCTCACTTGGGGAGCAAACGATTATCTCGAAAAACCATTCCACCAGATGGAATTGCTGGCTAGAATGAAGGTATTGACCCGAAATGTTAAACGTACTAATCATGATGTTTCAATTAGAAGCGGGGACTGGCATTTCGGAAGATCAGTAACCGAATTATTTCGAGGTTCTGTCTTCTTCGACTTGACCCCTGTCGAGGGTTTCATAATGCATACCCTGATAAAAAATGCGGGACAATTTATTGATACCCAACGTCTTATCATGGAAGCTTGGGGGGGATCTTCCCGTACAACGCCAGATACGCTGCGGGTTCATATCCATCATATTCGATCGAAAATCGGCGATGAACATTCCAATCCCAAAATCCTGATCAACAGGCCGGGAAGAGGATATGCTTTTATCGATTCGGATTCACCCGCAAATTTTTAGAATCCAATACTACGATTATTGATATGAAAGTTCTACTTGCATTTCCGCCCCAGTGGGTTCCTTTTAGCCCATATTTAAGTCTGCCGACTCTTGCATCGTATTTAAGAGCGGGGGGTGTCGAGGTTATCCAAAAAGATCTGAACGTCGAATCGTACGAATACATGCTTTCACGATCCTACCTCAGGCGCATAAGACATACTATATTGACGCAATTCAATTCTCTTGAATCTCTCAATGAGTTGACGATCGAACAACAAAAAGAATATAACGACCTCTTTATCGCAAAGTGCCTTTTACGTAAATTGGTGAAACAAATCGACGAAGCGAAAGGGGTTTATCGGGACAAGGAAAAATATTACGATCTTAACAAGTTGGCATCAGCCAAAAGGCTGATCGACTCGGCGTTGGAAGTAATATCCTTAGCCCACTCGCCTACACATTTTAGCTTAACTACATTTGAGATGAGTCCGGGACAAAACTCTATTGATGACATAGAAAGAGCGACGGCAGACAAATCAGAGAATCTATTTGTCGACTTCTACGCCTCCAACTTTATTGAGTTCGCTAAAAAACATCAGCCGGATGTCATCGCGATTTCAATTGTAAGTAATACTCAATTGATACCTGGATTGACTCTTTCCCGGATGCTAAAAGAATCGGGGATTAAATCGCATATTGTTGTCGGTGGGACCACAATAACATGTCTCAAAGATTCTTTATATAGGTTGGGATCGAAATTTGGTGAATACTTTGACAGTGCCATCTTTTACGAGGGAGAACGTCCTCTACTTGAACTTGTAAGATGTCTCGAGAATAAACAACACTTAGGAAAAGTCCCAAATCTGATGTTTCTCGATAATGGCAAAATCGTAACCAACGAAATCAATACAACCGAAGATATCGATCTATTGCCAACACCTGAATTTGATGGGCTGCCACTAAAATTGTATTTTTCTCCCGATTTGGTTTTGCCTATACTTGCTTCTCGTGGCTGTTATTGGTCAAAATGCGCCTTCTGCTCCCACGGATTAATCTACAATGGCACTTTTAGAACACGAAGCATCGATAAACTCATTAACGACTTCCGAACTTTATCACTAAAATACCAAACCAAGAATTTCGCCTTTTCTGATGAGTGTATTTCTCCTCACACTTTAAGATTGCTGTCTGAAAAACTTATCGAAGCCGATGTGCAGATAAAATATTCATTGGAGGCGAGATTCGAAAAACAGTTTACCCGGTCACTATATAACCGCCTTGCTGAATCTGGCTTGAAGATCATTTATTTCGGATTTGAATCGGGTTGTGAACGTTTACTCAACTTTATGCACAAGGGAATTTCTTTAGATACGGCCGTCGAAGTATGCCGTAACGCGCATGACGCGGGTATTTGGAATCATCTATTTATATTTTTTGGTTTCCCAACTGAAACATTAACAGAAGCTCAGGAAACAGCCGATTTTCTGATACTACATAAAGATATTATTCGATCGTTTAGTGGTGGGAGTTTTGTTCTATCGAAGGGTTCGGAAGTTTCAAATCATCCAGAAAATTATGGGATCGTTAAAGAAGAAATACCAAACTATGAATTCCAAGTGACTTACGATTATGCTACGACATTAGGGATAAGCCAGCAGCAGGCCAAAACACTCAGTGAAGAGATTGTAGACAAAATTTATAAGGAGTATCCGAGTAATTCTTTAATCGATGTTCTAGGCCAAGACAACTTACTCCACTACCTCATTCATTTTGAAAATACAGATCCATTTCTAATTTCGGCGACTCTCCCAGACAAATCACTAAACAAAATAATAGGAGGTACAAAAAAACAAATCACTGGGAAATCAATTCCGACTTTACACGAGCATATCGTATGTGAGTCCGTACGATACAACATTTTGGAAATTAGAAATCATATTACACATTCTTCAGGTAACAATGTAATTCCCAGGGTCACAAATATTATTTACGATATAGACTCAGGGATGACAAGAGAAATAACACAAACAGCAAAAGAAATCCTGGATCTATGTGATGGAATGACGACCGTGACTCGCGTGGCAAAGGCGTTGGCTGCAAAGTACAGACAGAATGTTACCTATATTCAAGATGAATGTTCTTCATTTCTAAAGGAAATGATTTCCAATAATGTAGTCTTCCTAAAAAATTAATGGAAAGGAATTCTGTTGAAAAAAGCTTTTTGTTCCTGGAGCGGTGGAAAAGATAGTTGTTTGGCGTACTACCTTGCCCAACAAGAAGGTATTACATTTAGTTATCTCTTTAATGTTTTAGATGAGGACGGGGAGACTTCATGTACCCACGGACTCCCAGCTTCATTAATGCGACTTCAAGCTAAACTTGCCGGTATTCCTCTCGTGCAGTTGAAGACGAATGGAATAAGGTATGAAGAAGATCTCAGAAAACAACTTCATGAATTTAAAGACCAAGGCATCAATACAGGCGTTTATGGTAACGGTGATATCAGCCCCATTTGGATAGGAGGCGTTTCTAAAGAAGAGGGTTTGGACCCGGTCTTCCCGCTGAAAGATATCCATAAAACCGAAGTTCTCAATAAATTGATTGTCCTCGGCTTTAAGACCATCGTTGTAACGGCGAGGGCGGACTTGCTGGGTCAACAATGGCTTGGTAAGGAAGTCGATGAACAATTCATTATTGATTGGGAACAATTGAAAAAGAAACATAACATCACCCCTGATCAAGAGGCTGGTTTGTATCATACTCTAGTTCTGGCTGGGCCGATCTTCAAAGGGCAATTAGAAATCGTTAAAACCGAAAAAGTATTAAGGAACGGCTACTGGTTTTTGGACGTCCGCGCTGTTGCGGATACCCAGTGAAAAAAATTGCATGGGTGAATGATAGTATGAATACGATTGTTCCACCTTTAATCACCAAAAATGGGCAACGTGTATTGGAAAAAAGGTACCTAAAGCGAGTTAACGACAGATATGAAACGATTGACTCCATGTTCCGGCGAGTGGCTAAACGAGTAGCTTCGGCGGAGAGCCTTTATTCCTCCGGACCAGAAACCCAGATTATGGAGCAGGATTTTTTTCGGGCGATGGCGGCTCTCGAATTCCTTCCTAATTCGCCTACTTTGTTAAATTCCGATCTTGACGGGCAAATAGCATCTTGTTTTGTGTTGCCAGTTGGTGATTCAATCGATGAAATCTTCGAGGCGGTAAAAAACACGGCTCGTGTACACCAATCCTGCGGGGGTACAGGATTCTCGTTTTCAAGAATCAGACCCGAAGGTGATGTGGTGCATGATCAGCCTGGCATTGCGCCTGGTCCTGTGCCATTTATTCAAGCGTTTTCATTAGCCTCAAACCTGGTAAAGCAAGGAGGTGTGAGACAAGGGTGTAATATCGGCATCTTGAACGTTGACCATCCAGACATCCTGAAGTTTATCGCGATGAAGGATGATCCAGAGTATCTGACCAACTTCTGTATTTCAGTAGCGATTACCGACAAATTTCTAGATGCTCTCTTCACTGGGGGAGATTACGATTTGATAAACCCCCGTACGGGTCAAATCCAGGGTTATCTAAATGCTCAATTTGTGTTTGATAAAATAACTAATCAATCTTGGAAAACTGGAGATCCTGGATTGATTTTTATCGATCGAATAAATCGTGATCAACCTACGCCGATTTTGGGTAAAATTGAAGCAGTAACAAGTTGTGCCGAACAAGTACTCCTACCATTCGAGTGTTGTCACCTTGGCTCAATAAATTTGGCCAAAATGTTGAAAAATAGCACCGATGGGACACTTGTAATCGATTACCCCAAAATTGCCCGAACCGCAAGGCTCGGTATCAGATTTCTGGATGATTGTATAGACATTAATAATTACCCTCTTCCTCAAATTGAGGAGGCCACAAAGCGGACCAGGAAGATTGGCTTGAGCGTTATGGGATACGCAGACATGCTGGTCATGCTTGAGATTCCTTATGACTCTGATTTGGCCCTGGAAACTGCGAATAAAATCATGAGACTTATAGACGATGAAGCCCACATAGCCTCACAGGAACTCGCCCAAAAGAGGGGGGTATTCCCTGCATATAGCGGAAGTAAGTACGACCGCCCCAACGGACAGCGGTTACGGAATGCTTCATGCACGATGATAGCTCCGACAGGTTCTCTGAGCCTGATCGCCGGATGTAATAATGGGATCGAACCTTTTTTTTCTATGGTCTTTGTCAGGAACATTCTTGATGGCGAACATTTACTAGAAGTGAATCCATACTTTGAAACTTACGCTAGAGAAAATGGTTTCTTTAGTGAAGATTTGTTGTATCGCCTTGTTCAAGGAGAAAATTTAAGGGATGTACCCGGAATTCCGGAAGCTGCAAAGCGCATTTTCGTTACCACAAATCAGGTGAAACCTGAATGGCATGTGAGGACTCAAGGTGTCTTTCAAAAGAATATCGACGGTGCAATAGCCAAAATGATTAACGTGCCCGCAAGCACAACCCCCCAAGAGATTGGAGAGATTTTCCTGATGGCTTATCGTGAGGGCGTGAAGGGTGTAACGGCATATCGTGACACAAGTCGGAAGATCCAATCCTTGTGCAATGACGAAAATGGTTGTGATCTTGTCAGGGATTACATGCGGAAGCTTTAAAGGGAGACTTCCCGTTAATCACTACTAACACCGACTGCCAGTCAAAGTTGAGGTTAGTAAGCTTTTCAAGGGAACAACGAGTGATTGTCTCTTGAAGTTGCCCGGGATTCTGGCACACCAAGCAAGGTGTTCGATTGTCAATTCCCGCATGAATCAAGAATGATGCCGTCTGTTTTGGTGATTGTCTCACTCCCGTCAGCACTAAAAGGTTAAAACCACGTTCAAGGGCAAAAACCATTCGCTTGCGTTTCAATCTTAGGTCTCGCCCGCCATCATGTGGTAAGGGGTGATAGGTGAATATCTGACAATCTGAGAGTGAAACTGGGACTTTCGCTGCAGTAAGTTGGATTGTGCTGATACCCGGAATAATCCTCATATCAAACTTATTGAAAATACGTTTCAGATCCTCGAGTCCTGCAGGCGCAATCAAGGGATCGCCAGTTTTCAATATTGCTATTGATGCATGAGCCGAGAAAGCTTCCAGAGCTGTTTTTTCGATGATCTGTTTGTAATCCGCACACGTTTGAAAGATTATTCGTTTCCCGTCAGGTAATTTACCAAGAGGTTTAAAATCCAGCTCCCACCCGATTATCCAATCTGATTGTTCGATTGCTGTAAGAGATGCTGGAGAAACCCAGTCTGAAGATCCCGGACCAACACCGATGATAGACACTTTGGGTTTACTCAAAGTTGATGACCCGCAATAAATATTGAGGGGTAAAAAATGCGCGCGAGGCTTTCGAGACCATCAACCATTCTGGGACCGGCTCGACTAATCAAGCTACTATCAACTCCGTACACTTGCCTCGTTAATATGGCTTTTACGTTGGCTAGTTGGGGCTCGTTCAATGCCTTTTCAAAGGGGGCTTGTGGATTTTCGCCGTACCCCGTTTCCGCAATAATAATGTCCGGATTTGCGCGAGCGATTTCGCTTAGAGTTGGCCTTGGGTAACCGGTACCAAAATCCCGGCCAATGTTATATCCTCCAGCCAAGTCCGTAAGTTCATCTCCAATCGTACCAGCTCCAAATGTCTTCCATGTCTCTAATTCATGCAAAAAATATACCCGAGGTCTTTGGTTTAAAGCCAGCCTTTTGGTCTTAGCTGTTACACTTTCAATCCGGGTATTGAGACTTTTGATCAGCATTTCTACCGCTGCCTTTTTCCCAGAGCATTGGCCGAGGATTTCGATAGTCTTGAGCATACCAGGCAAGTTGCTCGATTCCAAAATTAGAACTGGGCGGTGAGTCGCCTCAAGACTTTTCATGTTTCTATCGTATTGAATTTTGCTTGCTAGTATTAAATCGGGCAAAGCCAAGTTTATTCTGTCAATATCCACCGTGCTATAACCGCCAATTTTTGGTTTAAGCTGAGCCTCTTTCGGGTAATCACAAAATTCGGTTACACCGCATAATAATTCTTCTGCTCCAAGTGCGTATATTGATTCGGTTATACTAGGGGCTAAGGACACAACACGTCTAATGGGAAAATTTATGTTTATTTCACGATCTATTTGGTCAATTACAATCAACGATCTCGATCCTTTTTGACAAATTATAACGGATCAGGTTCAAGTTCAGTATGGTAATGGGGATTTTTAGCGAGTTGTCGGCTGCAAGCCATTTTGCACGCTCTGGTGACTGCCTTGGCGATAAGTTCGCCCAATTTGGTGTGGCCGCCAACGTATCGGCAAGGAAAATCATGGCCGGATACTACGATAATTTGATCCGTACCAGTCCCCGTTGCTTGCAATCTAGGATTAAAAGAACTATGAATCATGAGGTCTTGGAGGGCGATCCCTTTGGCTTCGGTAATTGTTATAAAACTAGATGCCATTGTAGCTAATGAGAGCGAGGCATTTGTTGAGAGAATGATGTTAATGGTCCCGCATTCAGTGAATTTTCCACC
This is a stretch of genomic DNA from Dehalogenimonas etheniformans. It encodes these proteins:
- the aroF gene encoding 3-deoxy-7-phosphoheptulonate synthase yields the protein MKPPLFSSREFKQSDTEICVKNVKFGGKRIVIIAGPCTVVDKQELFETASQISKSKAAMLRGGAFKTRTSPRDFQGLGSTALKLLHEASRAYNLPIVTEITDFRDVDLIEKYADMIQIGARNMQNTALLKAVGESKLPVLLKRGFGNTVSELLSAADYILAQGNKNVVLCERGIRSFENSTRFSLDILAIPVIKTMSHLPLIVDPSHAAGNRGLVISASKAAIAAGADGLLIEVTSHPDTALVDGDQTLTTDQFQSLMEQLEVLIPAIGREV
- the cbiE gene encoding precorrin-6y C5,15-methyltransferase (decarboxylating) subunit CbiE, producing the protein MSIIGVGPGSSDWVSPASLTAIEQSDWIIGWELDFKPLGKLPDGKRIIFQTCADYKQIIEKTALEAFSAHASIAILKTGDPLIAPAGLEDLKRIFNKFDMRIIPGISTIQLTAAKVPVSLSDCQIFTYHPLPHDGGRDLRLKRKRMVFALERGFNLLVLTGVRQSPKQTASFLIHAGIDNRTPCLVCQNPGQLQETITRCSLEKLTNLNFDWQSVLVVINGKSPFKASACNP
- a CDS encoding response regulator transcription factor produces the protein MKILIIDDDESILELLRLTFEFGWSEVELLEAKTGEQSLRIVEINSPDAIILDLGLPDMSGFQVIKLIRLFSKIPILVLSVQSSEQDKVKALTWGANDYLEKPFHQMELLARMKVLTRNVKRTNHDVSIRSGDWHFGRSVTELFRGSVFFDLTPVEGFIMHTLIKNAGQFIDTQRLIMEAWGGSSRTTPDTLRVHIHHIRSKIGDEHSNPKILINRPGRGYAFIDSDSPANF
- a CDS encoding PqqD family peptide modification chaperone; translation: MKVLLAFPPQWVPFSPYLSLPTLASYLRAGGVEVIQKDLNVESYEYMLSRSYLRRIRHTILTQFNSLESLNELTIEQQKEYNDLFIAKCLLRKLVKQIDEAKGVYRDKEKYYDLNKLASAKRLIDSALEVISLAHSPTHFSLTTFEMSPGQNSIDDIERATADKSENLFVDFYASNFIEFAKKHQPDVIAISIVSNTQLIPGLTLSRMLKESGIKSHIVVGGTTITCLKDSLYRLGSKFGEYFDSAIFYEGERPLLELVRCLENKQHLGKVPNLMFLDNGKIVTNEINTTEDIDLLPTPEFDGLPLKLYFSPDLVLPILASRGCYWSKCAFCSHGLIYNGTFRTRSIDKLINDFRTLSLKYQTKNFAFSDECISPHTLRLLSEKLIEADVQIKYSLEARFEKQFTRSLYNRLAESGLKIIYFGFESGCERLLNFMHKGISLDTAVEVCRNAHDAGIWNHLFIFFGFPTETLTEAQETADFLILHKDIIRSFSGGSFVLSKGSEVSNHPENYGIVKEEIPNYEFQVTYDYATTLGISQQQAKTLSEEIVDKIYKEYPSNSLIDVLGQDNLLHYLIHFENTDPFLISATLPDKSLNKIIGGTKKQITGKSIPTLHEHIVCESVRYNILEIRNHITHSSGNNVIPRVTNIIYDIDSGMTREITQTAKEILDLCDGMTTVTRVAKALAAKYRQNVTYIQDECSSFLKEMISNNVVFLKN
- a CDS encoding diphthine--ammonia ligase — translated: MKKAFCSWSGGKDSCLAYYLAQQEGITFSYLFNVLDEDGETSCTHGLPASLMRLQAKLAGIPLVQLKTNGIRYEEDLRKQLHEFKDQGINTGVYGNGDISPIWIGGVSKEEGLDPVFPLKDIHKTEVLNKLIVLGFKTIVVTARADLLGQQWLGKEVDEQFIIDWEQLKKKHNITPDQEAGLYHTLVLAGPIFKGQLEIVKTEKVLRNGYWFLDVRAVADTQ
- a CDS encoding reductive dehalogenase encodes the protein MSKFHSIVSRRDFMKGLGLAGVGAAALTAPAFHDLDEVTSSDSASWKRAWWVKKQDEPSVELDWSQIKRYDHRLMAHSSYPHVQHIGKEKWLEAVAQGPIKTKERLGTPGWDIRSTALSGSQGVWTSDQMTRNDKMVGSDNGFKTPEQQGLPKWSGTPEEANRMMRAVILAYGANQLGVTHMGTGGDKHRNLIYTYSRTGPIGASTGDEWIDKWPPPPGYWRKIEMRDVAVGFEEPLDGVKDVVQVLPNADLWDMGIMIAMPREAWRVGNGVNSGSQISSWGNGMRYNIYHTSVQPGVKRFLRAIGYHAYGYSFPEFYGGLMPSEASGVMGGVAECARSSEIIINPEVGPTGGYFSILTDLPMSVDKPIDAGIFRFCHSCHKCADYCPSGSISKDADPDWEIPWQRWGYKVPSLTNNPGKKLFWSDMTTCRISYGYINACNQLCRGVCSFNVNNSAMIHELVHATASTTGLFNSFFYSMSKSFGYGPLDPDDWWAMADGLPARGTDSTAVSFSGGYKK
- a CDS encoding ABC transporter substrate-binding protein: MIVIDQIDREININFPIRRVVSLAPSITESIYALGAEELLCGVTEFCDYPKEAQLKPKIGGYSTVDIDRINLALPDLILASKIQYDRNMKSLEATHRPVLILESSNLPGMLKTIEILGQCSGKKAAVEMLIKSLNTRIESVTAKTKRLALNQRPRVYFLHELETWKTFGAGTIGDELTDLAGGYNIGRDFGTGYPRPTLSEIARANPDIIIAETGYGENPQAPFEKALNEPQLANVKAILTRQVYGVDSSLISRAGPRMVDGLESLARIFYPSIFIAGHQL
- a CDS encoding adenosylcobalamin-dependent ribonucleoside-diphosphate reductase, giving the protein MKKIAWVNDSMNTIVPPLITKNGQRVLEKRYLKRVNDRYETIDSMFRRVAKRVASAESLYSSGPETQIMEQDFFRAMAALEFLPNSPTLLNSDLDGQIASCFVLPVGDSIDEIFEAVKNTARVHQSCGGTGFSFSRIRPEGDVVHDQPGIAPGPVPFIQAFSLASNLVKQGGVRQGCNIGILNVDHPDILKFIAMKDDPEYLTNFCISVAITDKFLDALFTGGDYDLINPRTGQIQGYLNAQFVFDKITNQSWKTGDPGLIFIDRINRDQPTPILGKIEAVTSCAEQVLLPFECCHLGSINLAKMLKNSTDGTLVIDYPKIARTARLGIRFLDDCIDINNYPLPQIEEATKRTRKIGLSVMGYADMLVMLEIPYDSDLALETANKIMRLIDDEAHIASQELAQKRGVFPAYSGSKYDRPNGQRLRNASCTMIAPTGSLSLIAGCNNGIEPFFSMVFVRNILDGEHLLEVNPYFETYARENGFFSEDLLYRLVQGENLRDVPGIPEAAKRIFVTTNQVKPEWHVRTQGVFQKNIDGAIAKMINVPASTTPQEIGEIFLMAYREGVKGVTAYRDTSRKIQSLCNDENGCDLVRDYMRKL